tcatgccGTGTCCATCAGTAGGCACCTTAACCCGGCCGTCCCGGCCATTAATGCCCGTTTCCTCCAACGTGGTTCAAAATTTGAACCCACCAAGTTTTTACTGAAAGTTCAAATGAGTTAAACGGCGTTCACTCTGAACGCTTATTTTTGGCAGGTTAACTGGTTTGATCGGCGTTTAAGCAGAAGACAACGCAAAACGCCGACATTTGAGATTGTTTGAAGTTATGTCATCTgtatttattcttagttttggAGTCATTAtgacatataatattttatcatcatctgatgatgaaaatataataagatatataaataggagacacaaaaaatttaaattacgtatGAATTATTTCGAGGATTTAgatgaaatagaatttaaaatgaGACTTCGGctaaataaaaacaatgttttattagTGTTAAATAACATAGAAGaagaattaacatttttatctaataggcatgtatacttttttataattataattatccttaattatcttttaataattataaataattatacatattatatatcaaagaaaaccattaattaatatatttttacagaaataatcCTATAACTCCAATGCAGCAATTACTTTTAACACTCAGATTTTTTGCAACAGGATCTTTTATAATATCTGTAGGTGATTTTGCTGGAGTAAATACAATCAGTGCTCATAGAATTATTCACCGTGTTACAAACGCAATTGCCAGACTTCGgccacattttataaaatttcttacgactaataatgaaataaagatggaacaattagaattttataaaatctctcGATTTCCAAGAGTTGTAGGCTGTATAGATTGCACGTTCGAGTTCAGTCGTTTGGTAAgcagttatattaaaaatttctttatggtttatttaaaatatgtttacatatgTAAAACTACAAGTTTAATTATTAGACCTTACACttgttttacttatatattgtaGGTATTGAGAATGCAGAACTATTTAGAAATAGAAagggatatttttttttaaatgtgcaaGCAGTGACAAatagtaatttagaaataattgataTAGTAGCTCGGTGGCCTGAATCGGCACACGATAgtaccatttttaataattaaagtcaATTCCGAGGTACATTTGAACAAGGGGCATTCAGGGATGGACTTTTATTAGGAGATAGTGGTTACCCTGTAAAATCGTATTTAATGACAACATTGCTAAATCCACAAACTCCTGCGGAGCAGCTTTACAATGAAGCGCATATACGTACTCGAAATATAATTGAGCGCCTTTTCGGAGTTTGGAAAAGACGATTTCCAATTTTAGCATTAGGGCTACGTGTGCGATTAGACAAAGTAGTGGCTATAATAATAGCTACTGCAGTTTTACATAACATTGCTCGGCAAAATCGAGATGAAGACCCAGAAgatcttaatttaaatcttcCAGCATCCCGGGATGAAATACTTAATTATGGCAATATGAATCCCTGAAAATGCAGATAACAGAAATAATGATAATGCAATCGAGAGAAGAAGACTTATTAATAACTATTttcaaaggtaaaaaaaatgtatataatttattgacaaaatattaggattatattaataattacttttctgtattacaatttattataagctaattaaaattaaaaaaaattgctagaAAAAATACGCAATTATTgaacaaactataaaatattcacTGTACCAGcaacaaaataaagttttatttacaaaaaacaaataaaatttatttattaataataaataaataaaatttattttttgattacaTATCTGTCGTGGAACGAGTGAAAACTGAAGTTTGAATTATGGAAACCTGAATTATggattagatattttaaataaacaataaagaaataaattaaattacttatcaAACAATTAAAGTCGAACAGAGGTGCAATCTAtacagtaaacaaaaaattattaaaaaattaattataataaaaatatatatatttattggatGACAATATTAATGCTTCTTGTATGTTATTTAACATTAGCACTTATATTTAGTCgaaatctcatttttaattaaagatacacacacacacacacacacacacacatacacacacacattatctaataataaactatgtgttaaataatatactatattgttttttttttatgtaagaatatttttttccttttacatacataagtaaatttacaacttgtgaaaaatttactgaacaaaaacattaaaatgtagTGTTGTACTGTACCAGTTGACATACTTAAAATTTAGTTTgtacagttttattattaattatagtatAACCAGTGCCCATAGCAATGGTGTCATTAAATACGATTTTACAGGATAACTACTATCTCTTAATGAAAGTCCATTCCTGAATGCCTCTTGTTTAAATGTACCACGCAATcgactattattaaaaatggtacTATCGTGTGCCGATTCAGGCCACCGAGCTACTATATcagttatttctaaattactgtTTGTCACCGCTtgcatatttaaagaaaaatatcccTTTCTATTTCTAAATAGTTCTGCATTCTCAGTACCtacaatatataagtaaaacaagtgtaaaatttaatagttagACTTGTAgttttacatatgtaaatatattttaaataaaccataaagaaatttttaatataactgcTTACCAAACGAGTGAACGCAAACGTGTGTTCAATCTATACAGCCTACAACTCTTGGAAATCGagagattttacaaaattctaattgttccatctttatttcattattagtcgtaggaaattttatgaaatgtagTCGAAGTCTGGTAATTGTAACACAGCAATAATTCTATGGGCACTGGTTGTACTATATGAATCCTAGATTGTTGTTTTACAcattgttatttgttaaaacGAAAATAAAGAACCACAAGAAGATACTAATCTATATTTCCAGCATCttggaatatttaattataacaatatgaaTTCTGTTGTTTGTATTAGGATTCATATTACTATAATTAACTATTTCATTCCAAGATGCTGGAAGATATAGATTAGTATCTTCTTGTTGTTCTTCATTTCCGTTTGAACAAACAATAATGTGTAAAACAATTTATctattaaaacaaatagttgTTTATCACAAGTAACACTATATAATACTTCTTTCAtaaacttatatgtatatataactatatataagaatataatctTATTACAACAAATAAGTCTAGATCATGATGCAGACATCAGCGCTTTAACACCGAGTGTTGATTGGTAAAAAATGGCTGGTGGGGGTAAATAACTTGCTATTTActcgttttttattaattagcaCCCGGTGTCAAAAAGCCGATGTCTGCATGAGGATCCAAGTTAATACTTATCAGGAACACCTTTGGTtttatttttggtaaaaaaaatacttgtaataataagaaagaaaaaaataaacttttttagaaCATAATGAAGATAACtggaaaatcaaattttatttaaaactaataaaacttaaaaatcttttacttattaaaaaaacaattatattcgtaatatgtttaatttttgttctctttctaagataacatttttcaattctaattctttttgcattatttctacttttaaatgttctttttgcAGTTGAActtgtaaaagtttaatttcGTGTTCTCTTTTCGTGTTTCTCTTTTCCATTATccattgttaaattaattaagtcaattttattatctaccaatttttcaaatttgtttttgctattgttagtatttttttgttttaactgaTTGCTTGTTTTTTTagcttctttaaatattaacgGGCTGAAATCatttacttttgatttttttttcttcttgctgAATGATCCACTGTAGATTTTCTTTTAGTCGCCGCAGATGTTCTAAGTGGTACactaatttgtgtttttaatttttgtggattCCAATTTTTCCAGATCAATTTATCCTTTTGAAGAAACTACAAGGtacaaatataaatgattacaaCTCTtatctgattttttatttattattataagtaaatgtaattataaacataCGTTTAACACTGGTTCTTCCATGTTAAATTCACCATCATGTTTCGTATCACCTATGTCTTCTTCCTTATCATCTTCACCTTCTTCTATATCGCTTTCACCtcctataatattttcatttgagTAGTCCAGCTATTCTTCTACGAATTccacatttttatcaaaactgtaaagtaaataaaataacattacaatAGGAAATGCATATAAgaggaataaattaattatataacattaaaacattACTACATTTCAAGATtagtaatttatgaaaaatctgttgacattaattaaatattacagaaataaaataagatatagtATATCATATAATTCATACTTTGAGATCCTTCGATGCAGTCATTATCAAAAACATTCAATAAGCCTTCTACTGACGGTCTTATTATTTCCCGTACTCGCTCAGCTACTGGATCACTTATAGCTTTATATTGTCCTCCgcctaaaaaatataataaaataatagaatctaATAGTTTATTCATCAATCTTTTATTGCTTTTCTTTGATTGTAAATGCTAATAGATATCAACcagttttataaattgcttGTTTCTCTTCAGCATATTGTTTTTTAGTTCTCTTTTTCATATTGTCCCAACATGTTTTTAGAGACTGTACACATCGTGAAACTCCATTGGAACGGTACATGAAATTAAGTCTCAAGTCTTCCCAAcaatcttctttttctttcacagAAACtgtatttgttgttttattttctaatattttacatCTTTCACGCACTAATTCAATGAGAAGCATTTTCTCCGATACTGTAAAATTCTTggttcttccttttttattttgctcCATATTTTCATAAACAAAACTGCatgaattctaaaaaaagaattttttaaggaTTATTTGATGAAACATACCGCCTGACTTTTAAGgttatctttaaatttattcgaTTACATCTAAGtagttattcaaatttttattttttatttgttatacatATTCTTAAATTCCgatttatttcacaatattaaagattatttaaatatttttcaatttttctactTAATTACCTCAAAACTTATTGCCGTCCAGATTTTTTCCGGGATTCGTTACCCATGCTAATTACCCAACCTTTCCCTCTTTCCGTCACACTCATTAGCTGTGCACGAATCGCATTACttgatacaaatttaatttgagtTAACACGCACGAAGTATACGTTGAGTATCAGTTGATCGGAACGAAGGTAAAGTTGGAGGAAAGCAAAACGAGTTGACCGAAGATTAAACTGCGTTTAAAATTGAACAAAGTTCACATGAACTCTGAGTTGAACCACATTGGAGGAAACGGGCATAATACGTCCAATTGCATGTGAGTGAAAGAGAGAATCACAGAACGTATAGAGAGAACCACCCGTGTGGAAATCTCCGTCTTTATCACATTTATTGTTGGATTTCAATGAGATTTCCACaagaaagaaaaactaaaaGGATTCTGACTTATTCTTCTAATGTAGAATCTGATTTTGacgaattgtaagaaaaatgtaaaaatttctgatcagtttctcattaaaaaatcatacttttaTACACGATAGTAAATGTCTAGTTATTCTGCTCGGATTCTAATAGGTAATTCCTAGATTCATACTCAGCGTTGCAATCGCGTATAAAAACGGGAAAATGTAGGAAATACCTGTAGGAATCTAAATATAAAACCTAATTTTGGCAATTGTCAATAAATAAGAAACTaacctgaaaataattataataattttcaatccattAATCAATCGGATTTATATTACGTCGTATTTGCCTTCCATTTTTTTCGTACAATGTTTAGTAAATCAGATAAGAGAAAAGCTCGAGAAAGGAAAAGACAATAGACATTTGAAAAAAGAAGTACAGCAGGAAATTCAACAAGCACATGTAAATagtaagtaaataatatatgtataaatatattttacaatattaataaatgtaattttattttaaaacttgtagCTAGACTTGTAGAAAGTTTATTACTTCTATAGTTTACtaatatctttacaaaaaattttcttttaatttttttattaaaaaataaaacggatttttgatcatttacaatttttctaatttaattacttattataatgTTCTGGCCtctcataaatattgtattcgtaatttttttaatgactgttacgtccgcggattcacGCGACTCGCGATCCAGGACGTGAGTTTCTTTGGTTTTTGGtattaaggcagctgtcaccagtcgggGAATCGTGCGATAACACGCCCCGATACACGACAATTCATTTATGCAAGGAGAGGAGATGTTCTGAGAgagtacatatatttatgtaatgaaTAAGCAGTGAATTTGGAAAGTTCTAATAGAATTTCATTGTAATGGAAGGAGATTTGAAATGCGTgattgagcttggcgtggggttAAATAACAGTGACATGCATGTGATGTtagattaaatatgtatatatatttacgtgaTTACATACAAAGAAGTTGAACGGTGGTTACATAGTTTAACTGTGGGTAAAGCGGATGTTCCCGTGCCGATCCTTAgttatgattaatttaatttttacgtccTTTACAATGGCCGGTAATCTTCGCGAGATCAGTACCGGGGTTTCTGCGGGAGACCTGGTCGGTTTCCTGGCGGCGATGGACAGGGGCAAGGGCCGGGTCATAATACGCACTGGAGCAAAATCTGTGGTTCCCCGTGCAGACCGGCGCTTCTCAAAGCTCGAGACTGCATTTTTGCGAGTTGCCGCAGAGTCTGGTCGCGAGGTCTCCAAAACATTGGGCCTAACGGCAGAGGCGTTAACGGATGACTCCTCTGGAGGTTCACCTCCGCTCAAGTTCGGGCTTGATCAATAGTCGGAGTTCAAAGCCTCCTCTACCTCCACCGGTGAGGGTAGGGAGCTTAGACGCGGTGGTGGAAACGCTGAAGGGTCAAACTCTCCGAATGCGTGGAGCTTCCGCatcattttttggaaaaaacgTTTTCTACCGCCGGCGTGCCTTACGTTTGCCCATATGTGCTTCAAGAGAGACATGGTTGAGTTAATATGAGAGAAGGATTGCTACGTGAATGTAAGAATGAGCAGATGACTTACCGGTCTTCTGAAGAATCGATTTAAAGCGATAGTGATTGCTAGAGAGAAGTCAGTGTGAGTGATCTACGAATTTTAGTgagacaaattattaatgattgaaaACCAATTGAAAATACGAGTATACGTTGTGAGAGACGAATCCATTGGGTCGAAGTGGATACCCGTTAGAATGCCTTTCTGCAGGTAGAGGTTGTCTAGGAGAAGGCTTCGGATCCgggtagagaaagagagaggggatgGAAAGACGCCGAAGAATCGCGTTAACGAGTCTTCTGCGGTGCTGCGGGAAGGGAAGAGAGGGAGAACGCcaaagagtcgcgttagcgaatcTTCTTCGGCGGGGACGGAAAAGAGAAGGATGGAGGACGCCGaggagtcgcgttagcgaatcttcctcgatgCTAGGGTGACGGGGGAAAGgacagagaaacgagtgaggccacactctagctaatgCTAGGTGTGGTTCAACCCTCTGGATCTCTGGTGGGAGGGGGAGAGTAGGAAAAAGGCGATTCGACCGGgaccaccccgaagaccaacgtcttcgtcaggagtaagactcacccgtcgctgagatcgtacctggaggtctgcacgttggcggtcgccgatggcagcgattcTCGCTCGATCAACAAGACTGATCTaaatttcgagctccgatttcgcaccttatataggcaaggatatgggcaagaggtgtcgctggacgattcctcaggttcgcggaaaattcggagcgatagtttttcgtaacgcgtggcccttagaagcccgccccgctcacaaccgcgcggcttgcgcctatagtTCGCGCGaggcgcttgtagacttctccggggatcgcgactcgcgggggcaccgcataccaagccctGGTAtacgcgaaatccagtgttcagaaaattaatagaatttaatagaaattatattataattgagagtgtgcgaggcgatagcgccaagcacacgCAGGTTTccgtataaaaaattaaggtTTCATTATTATTCGTAAGggattaattgattcaaaattgtttggcatttttattggccgcgaTTTTAGAGTTGTTTTGATCAgagttgcatggcgcagcaGTAGGAAGCGTCCATGAATGGatcatgttttaataattataaatttgccgttcctaatattttatatttgattggaaagatgaatagaattccaaaaCGCGGAGCTCGATGATATTagagggggtcgcgagccgaggggttgcgcgcacgatgtttgtctcgcgccaaTAGatgctcgcgggtgttgcgcgtcgaagAGGCGGCACCGCGATGTAGCCAAGCCATATGAGATTTGAAATCAagcgatatcgatttatgatactgatgtaggatttatctaattgatcggaggatgtttccggattttaattaggctattattagtacggatggcgcaagaaaataaaaaattttttgtcagacGTAACAtgacaaaaaactaatttaattactCGACTACCTATCTATCTATCagtataaatagaaataatatatataaaattaattacaatattgattCAGTATTAGATAACAATAATGAAGTttaatgtaagaagaaaaaaaaacttatatcatGTCAAGAAGAAGAAACAAACTTAGACCTTGATGGTTGTGAAAATTCTTCTGTACAATCCTTTgaaggaaataatattatagatgTATCAATAAACGACAATTCTGCATTAGAAAGTGCGTTAGAAGATATTGACTTTGACAAAAGTATgtataaagatatattaaaacattctgttataataaatattttattcataaatttttaaattaaaaagaagaccaagaaagagaagaagaaaatgaagtgttaaaaatagaaaaatgggCCTTACACAATAATATCTCTCAagcagtattataaaaattaatggataTCTTAAGAATTAACCTCCTACCACAATTGCCAGCATctgtaaaatcttttattaaaacgaaatacacttttaatatcgaAACTTTCATAGATGCAGAAGAAGAACAATATCATTGCAGTACGTATATTTTGATTTACGTGAGGGATTACAAAGCTGTGTTAATACGGCTTTGCATGATCGAGAAATAcctttacaaataaatgttgaTGGCGTACCATTATACAAATCAAGTCAAAAGCAACTTTGGCCTATTCTATGTAAAATTCATTATGAGCCTGATATATACAAACCGTTTGTTGTCGGCATATATTGTAGGAATAATAAGCCCAATaatattaaccaatatttatataaatttgttgatGACATCAATATATTACAACCAGAGATGTGCAAAATAGGTGTCtaaacagaaaatataaaatttgaaatagaaaatataaaatagtttgaacATTCCTAtttgaaaacataaaatataaaagagttttATACAcctatttaaaatagaaaatggaaaataggtattttaaaaatgcttttttaaaataaaaataggtctCACTCTCTTTATATATTCAACTGATCAATGGactaaataaagtttttattttgcataataatatgatatttatcatatatatgtatatttttatatacttttttaatttatatttaaaataacctGCTTTCTTAAAATTGGAATGTGCTTTCAAAAGCACAAGTTTTTCAAATAGGGAATCTCCCATTTTTCTTCTGTGGAGTCTCATAATTAATCCGCCGTATGAAAAAGGCGTTCTACTGGCGCTGAACTCGGAAGACATGtattatatttcacaaatattctTTTGACTGTTGGATATGATTGTAACATTGAAAGTGATGTGTCTGtatcttgtaaatattaaagAGCCTCTAAATCTCCTGTTGTCTCGCTTGTGGATGAATCTGATGAATCATCTTAAAACATGAAATATtcgtcttttttcttttcttctgtattattattttccttattaccaatttgatgtaatttttgtatttccattataaataatgttttgacatattcctttttttcttttggaacccattttattttaaagaaaggaTGAACTACTGATGCCAAGATGGCATCGTTTGCCGttgttttaaatagtaaaaatttttcgaaccgccgttttaaatttttatcgatgATTTCAACTAAATGTCCGCAATATTTAAGATTTTCCATTTTTAGATGTGAAAGAATTTTTGATAATCCTCATTAATTCAGGCAACAACATACCATAATATGTATCTTTTTCTCCTTGTAAACTTTGTATGGCTTCGGCTATCGGCTTCAAACACTTGATATATTCGCTTAAAAATTGTAGATCTGTTTCCTTAAACAGCgtaagtttcaaattttttaatgctttgtTCAAATGTTTCTTTACAATTAAAAGATCGTTCACGCTGTTAAAATAAGAATTCCATCTTGTCGGGCATGGAGAAGTAGAAGCCTTTCTTGTTGTATCCAAATAAGCTTTTGGTGATTTTGCG
This genomic window from Solenopsis invicta isolate M01_SB chromosome 13, UNIL_Sinv_3.0, whole genome shotgun sequence contains:
- the LOC105198953 gene encoding fibrinogen silencer-binding protein isoform X2; amino-acid sequence: MHYAVGISENFNSCSFVYENMEQNKKGRTKNFTVSEKMLLIELVRERCKILENKTTNTVSVKEKEDCWEDLRLNFMYRSNGVSRCVQSLKTCWDNMKKRTKKQYAEEKQAIYKTGGGQYKAISDPVAERVREIIRPSVEGLLNVFDNDCIEGSQILIKMWNS
- the LOC105198953 gene encoding fibrinogen silencer-binding protein isoform X1, producing MVEPLVVCLYPEDWRSCLRSSNSCSFVYENMEQNKKGRTKNFTVSEKMLLIELVRERCKILENKTTNTVSVKEKEDCWEDLRLNFMYRSNGVSRCVQSLKTCWDNMKKRTKKQYAEEKQAIYKTGGGQYKAISDPVAERVREIIRPSVEGLLNVFDNDCIEGSQILIKMWNS